Below is a window of Christensenella minuta DNA.
ATTCTGCTGATAACTGCGGTACACGCTTGCCGTGCAACGGTCAATGATAGACTTCTGCTTTGCTCCGAGATTTGTTCCGCCGATGAGCTGTTCACAAAGGGACATAATGAACTCAGATTTCAAAATGACAGGGTTTGCACCGTCGCCGTAATCCTTATTCATATCCATTGCATTGATGTGATTGTCGGAAGTAGCAGAAATATTGATTACTTCTCCGCCCATCGCATTGACAAGCTGTGAATACTCTCGTTCAGGGTCGATAATGATAATATCCGCATCTGAAGAAAGCACCTGATTGATGATTTCTCCCTTTGCCGCAAATGACTTACCGCCACCGGATACACCGAGAATAAAGGAGTTACCATTCAAAAGCTGCTTACGGTCTGCGATAATCATATTTTTGCTGATAACATTCTGACCGTAATAGATACCGTTCTCGTGGAAAATATCCTGCACCCTGAATGGGATAAATACCGAAAGACTCTCCGTTGTAAGTGTTCTGAACGCATCAATCTTTCTTGTTCCAAACGGCATTACCGTGTTGAGTCCATCTACCTGCTGAAATCTCAGTGTTGCAAACTGGCAAAGATGTTTTCTTGCTGTGGTAAGCAATGCTTCCGTATCATTCTCAAGCTGTTCCTTACTGTCTGCTGTAATAGCCATTGTGATAACAGCGAACATCATTCTCTGGTCACGGGTCGTAAGGTCATCGAGGAACTCTTTCATTTCTTTCTTCTGCTGCTCCATATCATACGGAACAGTTGCAGAGAAGTTGTTATTGGCATTCTGCCTACGCTGCCAGTTTGTAATATTGGTTTCCACACCAAGCAGACGGTTTTCTGCTTCCTTTACTGCTTCATCAGTCGGAACAGGAACAATATCAATAGACATCATCAGATTTCTGTTCATATCCGTAAGTTCCGCTACCATACTGTCTTTGATATAGGACGCATATTCACGAAGAAAAAGGACTCTTCCATAACGGTTTCCCATCTTGAAATAGTCCTTTTCAAATTCCATTGTGTCGGGGCAGATATAATCCTTAAAATCGTGTCCCTTTTTTCTTGTTTCCTTAATATCAAAGTGGAAAGAGCTTTCTTCTCCCACACGATAGAAGTCGTGGAAAATACGAAGTCTTTCGTCTGTTTCCAGTTCCACACACTTACTTCCAAGCCTGCCGAAGTGAGCAATCAAATCTGCACCGACACGGGCAAAATAAGTTCTTGCGTCCTCCACACTCTTTTTGTTGATGGAAATGGTAATATACTTATCCTGAACAATGGAGTTTGCACCCGTTGCCTTATCAAGAAGCATTTTGTTGTATTCCTCTCGATACTCGTCCAGATTATCTCCGGTTGTCGGAATAAGGATTGTCTGCTCAAAATCCA
It encodes the following:
- a CDS encoding VirB4-like conjugal transfer ATPase, CD1110 family — encoded protein: MIKTLTNLFKQDKEKFVVPKGVQDVIPVAAIFDDGIFKVGKDKYSKTYRFTDINYAVASREDKEAMFLEYSELLNSLDSGATTKITINNRRLNRLDFEQTILIPTTGDNLDEYREEYNKMLLDKATGANSIVQDKYITISINKKSVEDARTYFARVGADLIAHFGRLGSKCVELETDERLRIFHDFYRVGEESSFHFDIKETRKKGHDFKDYICPDTMEFEKDYFKMGNRYGRVLFLREYASYIKDSMVAELTDMNRNLMMSIDIVPVPTDEAVKEAENRLLGVETNITNWQRRQNANNNFSATVPYDMEQQKKEMKEFLDDLTTRDQRMMFAVITMAITADSKEQLENDTEALLTTARKHLCQFATLRFQQVDGLNTVMPFGTRKIDAFRTLTTESLSVFIPFRVQDIFHENGIYYGQNVISKNMIIADRKQLLNGNSFILGVSGGGKSFAAKGEIINQVLSSDADIIIIDPEREYSQLVNAMGGEVINISATSDNHINAMDMNKDYGDGANPVILKSEFIMSLCEQLIGGTNLGAKQKSIIDRCTASVYRSYQQNDYQGHIPTLQDFRAELLQQDEPEAKELALAIELFTHGSLNTFAKQTNVDTNNRLICYDILDLGKQLMPIGMLVVLDSILNRITQNRAKGKNTFIFIDEIYLLFQHEYSANFLFTLWKRVRKYGAYASGITQNVDDLLQSHTARTMLANSEFIIMLNQASTDRLELAKLLNISDLQMSYITNVEAGHGLIKVGSSLVPFANKFPKNTKLYKLMTTKPGEA